From the genome of Excalfactoria chinensis isolate bCotChi1 chromosome 14, bCotChi1.hap2, whole genome shotgun sequence, one region includes:
- the TEDC2 gene encoding tubulin epsilon and delta complex protein 2: MADKGSAQHVRSAPHRAFPLPPLLSRRAAQRGGLQSVPPPERRCAGQGRKERGTEAGCGMLPAGCGGRLLVALQAALRGGAERRRELERSAERGRDLLRGERRGDERQEAEEGPGGGRESSPSAWELQELELLNAALEKALRVRKSVSRTSAAARGAAGAKPAGGAAAGGDTEELKVPAATRDGPAAACTSCEVRAGGQEHNAAKKPPPYRLRAPYRTDPDVRRTQRKAPAVRVGRAAGAAAKCSSKAVASKQGRGRGQAVRAAAEPQRTAGIPRSAHREQHGRPAGEGSSVSVCGQQHSAGKSCSGSLGPPGGAEEHTAGAGSASLQAAALQEQRCQLELPLPYRKAHSRNSRAWEKCRLCQTSADAAAARTCFTEKIQSTFRSPTPMLSPAEIEEELRALQDVPSRLSLCVEAESADHPTLQREYESLLTLEALQSTVSQYLHKLQLLRAAVESQRRLQPDCTGNQGDCCAACAAGARLCGSAGTLAVPLLCYSRLQELRDLFALKLQVSMLHQEIALQKLSMTELLPVLDSRPCPGASVAQLYRAMYTQLCEGGGRFPVLVQDELAD; the protein is encoded by the exons ATGGCTGATAAGGGCTCGGCACAACACGTGCGCAGCGCCCCCCATCGTGCCTTTCCCCTCCCGCCGCTGCTATCCCGGCGGGCAGCGCAGCGGGGCGGGCTGCAGTCGGTCCCGCCCCCGGAGCGCCGCTGTGCCGGGCAGGGCCGGAAGGAGCGCGGGACGGAGGCGGGATGCGGGATGCTGCCGGCGGGATGCGGCGGGCG GTTGTTGGTGGCGCTGCAGGCTGCGCTGCGCGGCGGCGCGGAGCGAAGGAGGGAGTTGGAGCGGAGCGCGGAGCGTGGCCGGGATCTGCTGCGGGG GGAGCGGCGCGGAGATGAGCGGCAGGAAGCGGAGGAAGGACCCGGCGGTGGACGCG AGAGTTCGCCTTCggcctgggagctgcaggagctggagctgctgaacGCCGCCTTGGAGAAAGCGCTGAGAGTCAGGAAAAGCGTGTCCAGAACGAGCGCGGCTGCACGGGGAGCTGCGGGAGCAAAACCTGCGGGCGGAGCGGCTGCTGGCGGGGATACGGAGGAGCTGAAGGTGCCCGCGGCCACCAGGGACGGCCCTGCGGCTGCCTGCACCAGCTGCGAGGTGAGAGCTGGCGGCCAGGAGCACAACGCTGCCAAGAAGCCTCCTCCGTACCGACTGCGAGCCCCGTACAGGACTGACCCAGACGTGAGAAGGACCCAAAGGAAAGCCCCGGCAGTTCGTGTCGGCAGGGCTGCTGGGGCGGCTGCAAAATGCTCTTCCAAAGCCGTGGCTTCCAAACAAGGACGCGGCCGTGGGCAGGCGGTCCGggcagctgctgagccccaGAGGACAGCTGGAATCCCCAGGTCTGCCCACAGGGAGCAGCACGGCCGCCCTGCTGGGGAGGGGAGCTCGGTGTCAGtgtgtgggcagcagcacagtgctgggaagagctgctctggtTCCCTCGGACCGCCCGGCGGAGCAGAGGAGCACACGGCTGGTGCAGGGAGTGcatcactgcaggcagcagcactgcaggagcagag GTGCCAGCTGGAGCTGCCCCTTCCCTACAGGAAAGCCCACAGCAGGAATTCCAG GGCATGGGAGAAGTGCCGTCTCTGCCAGACGAGTGCTGATGCAGCGGCTGCAAGGACGTGTTTCACAGAGAAGATCCAGAGCACT TTTCGTTCACCAACGCCAAtgctcagccctgcagagatAGAGGAGGAATTAAGAGCCCTCCAGGATGTTCCCTCCCGTCTGAGCCTGTGTGTGGAAGCTGAGTCTGCAG ACCATCCCACTCTTCAAAGAGAGTACGAAAGCCTGCTGACCTtggaagctctgcagagcacagtcTCCCAGTACTTGCATAAGCTGCAGCTTCTACGAGCAG CTGTGGAGTCCCAAAGGAGGCTGCAACCAGACTGCACTGGCAACCAAGGAGActgctgtgcagcctgtgctgccgGGGCTCGGCTGTGTGGCAGTGCAGGCACACTGGCTGTGCCTCTCCTGTGCTACTCCAGGCTCCAGGAGCTGAGGGATTTGTTTGCCTTGAAGCTGCAAGTGTCGATGCTGCACCAGGAGATTGCCTTACAAAAG CTCTCGATGACAGAACTGCTGCCTGTCCTGGACTCCAGGCCCTGCCCAGGTGCCTCTGTGGCTCAGCTGTACCGGGCGATGTACACACAGCTCTGCGAGGGTGGCGGGCGCTTCCCCGTGCTGGTGCAAGATGAGCTGGCAGACTGA